A genomic stretch from Caulobacter sp. FWC2 includes:
- a CDS encoding protein NO VEIN domain-containing protein, producing the protein MTGESGREWTGADLAVVVGDYVAQLEKTLAGKPVDRSAHDRTVRFVTGKSDMPIIWKQGEISAVLSLIGLPILRDQPPRWSYDTALLEAVEEQLAAKPALLSAAVRPASLFTAPPAVPLIEAAPPKPMPMDERLIRVIQRFDMGSREAEDRFLKGLGVSSVIAFEARRLFDRGRPDLAAKIRPSRDGDPDGCDVIGFGLDESPRLIVVKTTLSGDVSPFGLSQTEFDLAEARPEAFRIRRVYDLLGEARFYRMKPPFG; encoded by the coding sequence ATGACGGGGGAATCGGGGCGCGAGTGGACGGGGGCTGACCTCGCGGTGGTGGTGGGCGACTATGTCGCCCAGCTGGAAAAAACACTGGCCGGAAAGCCGGTGGATCGTAGCGCCCACGATCGCACCGTCCGCTTCGTCACCGGCAAGTCCGACATGCCGATCATCTGGAAACAGGGCGAAATCTCGGCGGTGCTGTCACTGATCGGCCTGCCGATCCTGCGCGATCAGCCGCCGCGCTGGTCCTACGACACGGCCCTGTTGGAAGCTGTCGAGGAGCAACTGGCCGCCAAGCCGGCCCTGCTTAGCGCCGCCGTCCGACCGGCCTCGCTGTTCACCGCCCCGCCGGCCGTGCCGCTGATCGAGGCCGCGCCGCCCAAGCCGATGCCGATGGACGAGCGCCTTATCCGGGTTATCCAGCGCTTCGACATGGGTTCCCGGGAGGCTGAAGACCGCTTCCTGAAGGGGCTGGGTGTTTCCAGCGTCATCGCCTTCGAGGCCCGTCGCCTCTTTGACCGAGGGCGCCCCGACCTAGCGGCGAAGATCCGACCCTCGCGCGACGGCGATCCGGATGGCTGCGACGTGATCGGTTTCGGGCTCGACGAGAGCCCGCGCCTGATCGTGGTCAAGACCACCCTGTCCGGCGATGTCTCGCCCTTCGGCCTCAGCCAGACCGAGTTCGACCTCGCCGAGGCCCGCCCCGAGGCCTTCCGTATCCGCCGTGTCTACGACCTGCTGGGCGAGGCGCGGTTCTACAGGATGAAGCCGCCGTTCGGGTGA
- a CDS encoding glutathione S-transferase family protein yields the protein MTIPKVLGRTSSINVRKVLWTLDELGLAYEREDWGQGFAPTNDPKFVALNPNALVPVLIDEHGPVWESNAICRYVAADTPLFPAARRQRALVDQWMDWQCTELNTAWRHAFAGLVRKIPGFDDPKQIAASVTAWNTAMGLLSARLVDTGAYVAGDTFTLADIVLGLSVHRWLFSPIAREDWPTLTAYYERLRERPAFRTWSLPEVP from the coding sequence GTGACGATCCCCAAGGTCCTCGGCCGCACCTCGTCCATCAACGTCCGCAAGGTCCTCTGGACCCTGGACGAGCTGGGCCTGGCCTATGAGCGCGAGGACTGGGGCCAGGGCTTCGCTCCCACCAACGACCCGAAGTTCGTCGCACTGAACCCGAACGCGCTGGTGCCGGTGCTGATCGACGAGCACGGGCCGGTCTGGGAGAGCAACGCGATCTGCCGCTATGTGGCGGCCGATACGCCGCTGTTCCCGGCCGCCCGCCGCCAACGGGCGCTGGTCGATCAGTGGATGGACTGGCAGTGCACGGAACTGAATACGGCCTGGCGCCATGCCTTCGCCGGCCTGGTCCGCAAGATTCCCGGCTTCGACGATCCCAAGCAGATCGCCGCCAGCGTCACGGCGTGGAACACGGCTATGGGCCTGCTCAGCGCACGGCTGGTCGACACCGGCGCCTATGTCGCGGGCGACACGTTCACACTGGCCGACATCGTGCTGGGCCTGTCGGTGCATCGCTGGCTGTTCAGCCCGATCGCGCGCGAGGACTGGCCGACGCTTACCGCCTATTACGAACGCCTGCGGGAGCGGCCGGCTTTCCGGACGTGGAGTCTTCCGGAGGTTCCGTGA
- a CDS encoding M15 family metallopeptidase, translated as MRRLLWGLCLMLLAFGGFWLWATWPSSGTAPTAATLRDEAAHEAPANQHFASIDPPSALTPLAGAAETCDGTDAPETAAAVNAASLSTLAWTPFGKPETGWEIYAPRIAAEIGTTCGPGSNGFASALARWQGAHGLPKTGVVDPTVFGAMLVRWHLARPFVRVNREGVCPGAPPEANLAQAGPKESYGGKVIQMRPAALEAYRRMTDAARAAGVLSRPESLMIFSGFRAPDADAQRCARDRNCQGLIRTICSAHRTGLAMDVVIDAAPGLRPDSSADASRLVMARSPLYRWMVVNAGRFGFVNYAYEPWHWEWTGEPLLPGVPISSLPQEGSEPVVTEPPEDSTSGKPAAPAGVRNRR; from the coding sequence TTGCGCCGACTACTCTGGGGCTTGTGCCTGATGCTGCTGGCGTTCGGCGGGTTCTGGCTGTGGGCGACCTGGCCTTCGAGCGGAACCGCGCCGACGGCCGCGACGCTGCGTGACGAGGCCGCCCATGAGGCGCCGGCGAACCAGCACTTCGCCTCGATCGATCCGCCCTCGGCCCTGACACCGCTGGCTGGGGCGGCCGAGACCTGCGATGGGACCGACGCCCCCGAGACCGCCGCCGCCGTCAACGCCGCCTCGCTGTCGACGCTGGCCTGGACGCCCTTCGGCAAGCCCGAGACCGGTTGGGAGATCTATGCTCCGCGCATCGCCGCGGAGATCGGGACGACCTGCGGTCCGGGGTCGAACGGCTTTGCCTCGGCCCTGGCCCGGTGGCAGGGGGCGCATGGCCTGCCGAAGACCGGCGTGGTCGATCCGACGGTGTTCGGGGCGATGCTGGTCCGCTGGCACCTGGCCCGACCGTTCGTGCGGGTGAACCGCGAGGGTGTGTGCCCCGGCGCCCCGCCGGAAGCCAATCTGGCCCAGGCTGGTCCCAAGGAAAGCTATGGCGGGAAGGTCATCCAGATGCGGCCCGCCGCGCTGGAGGCTTATCGCCGGATGACCGACGCGGCCCGAGCGGCGGGCGTGCTGTCTCGGCCGGAGTCGTTGATGATCTTCTCCGGCTTTCGCGCCCCGGACGCCGACGCCCAGCGCTGCGCGCGGGACCGCAACTGCCAGGGCCTGATCCGCACCATCTGCTCGGCCCACCGCACGGGCCTGGCCATGGACGTGGTGATCGACGCCGCGCCGGGCTTGCGCCCCGACAGCTCGGCCGATGCCAGCAGGCTCGTCATGGCGCGCTCGCCGCTCTATCGCTGGATGGTCGTCAACGCAGGCCGGTTCGGCTTCGTCAACTACGCCTATGAGCCCTGGCACTGGGAGTGGACGGGGGAGCCGTTGCTGCCCGGCGTGCCGATCTCCAGCCTGCCCCAGGAGGGCTCCGAGCCGGTGGTCACGGAACCTCCGGAAGACTCCACGTCCGGAAAGCCGGCCGCTCCCGCAGGCGTTCGTAATAGGCGGTAA
- a CDS encoding L,D-transpeptidase — MTVLVSRFALIAVLALSACDDKPPAKPAPAKTVQKSAPAQPAVVAAPPAAAASSPLAQTINAATFDPAATDPEAHRNLLIRIQTLLDRAHFSPGVIDGRDGTNLTLAIKAFQTSRSLTPDGAITQALVETLTAGDAGPVLVDYTITAQDEAGPFSPAIPKDDYEAMAKLPALDYMTPLEMLAERFHMDEALLQALNPGVDFGVAGTTIVVTAAGADTLDRKVERIEIDKALGQVRAFDKDGALLATYPATVGSTERPAPSGEWAVRTLAPRPTYTYDPSRLTFGKPKGKLTIKAGPNNPVGSTWIDLTKDTYGIHGTPDPKLVNKRASHGCVRLTNWDAAELGSAVNKGAKVVFMGAEARAK, encoded by the coding sequence ATGACCGTCCTGGTTTCCCGTTTCGCCCTGATCGCCGTGCTGGCCCTGTCGGCCTGCGACGACAAGCCACCGGCCAAGCCCGCGCCGGCCAAGACGGTCCAGAAGTCCGCGCCCGCCCAACCCGCGGTCGTCGCCGCGCCGCCGGCCGCTGCGGCCAGCTCGCCCCTGGCCCAGACGATCAACGCCGCGACCTTCGATCCCGCCGCCACCGATCCCGAGGCGCATCGCAACCTGCTGATCCGCATCCAGACCCTGCTGGACCGCGCCCACTTCTCGCCGGGCGTCATCGACGGCCGCGACGGCACGAACCTGACCCTGGCGATCAAGGCCTTCCAGACCTCGCGGAGCCTGACGCCCGACGGCGCGATCACGCAAGCGTTGGTCGAAACCCTGACCGCCGGCGACGCCGGGCCGGTGCTGGTCGACTACACGATCACAGCCCAGGACGAGGCGGGGCCGTTCTCGCCGGCGATCCCCAAGGACGACTACGAGGCGATGGCCAAGCTGCCTGCGCTCGACTACATGACCCCGCTCGAAATGCTGGCCGAGCGGTTCCACATGGACGAGGCGCTGCTGCAGGCGCTGAATCCCGGTGTCGACTTCGGCGTCGCGGGGACGACGATCGTGGTGACGGCGGCCGGCGCCGACACCCTGGACCGCAAGGTCGAGCGCATCGAGATCGACAAGGCCCTGGGCCAGGTCCGCGCCTTCGACAAGGACGGCGCCCTGCTGGCGACCTATCCGGCCACGGTCGGCAGCACCGAGCGCCCCGCGCCGTCGGGCGAGTGGGCCGTACGCACCCTGGCGCCCCGGCCGACCTACACCTACGACCCGTCGCGCCTGACCTTCGGCAAGCCCAAGGGCAAGCTGACCATCAAGGCTGGGCCGAACAATCCGGTCGGCTCGACCTGGATCGACCTGACCAAGGACACCTATGGCATCCACGGCACACCCGATCCCAAGCTGGTCAACAAGCGCGCCTCGCACGGCTGCGTGCGCCTGACCAACTGGGACGCGGCCGAGCTGGGCTCGGCCGTGAACAAGGGCGCCAAGGTGGTGTTCATGGGCGCAGAGGCCCGGGCAAAATAG
- a CDS encoding class I SAM-dependent methyltransferase has translation MARKHLVSVLAGVLAFGALGVGGGAFAQVPANITKALADPSRPAADAARDAARHPGEVLALAGVKPGDTVIDYIMGGGYFTRILSAAVGPTGTVYAFQPAEFIQFKAQYGEDQKTVAAALSNVKPLNGPMTALDLPDGADVAITVQNYHDQHLKPFPVDTAAKANAEIFKSLKPGGVYLVIDHAATAGSGITAADSLHRIDIAAVKSEVEAAGFKLEAESPLLASKDDPHTASVFDPSIRGKTDQFILKFRKPK, from the coding sequence ATGGCTCGCAAGCACTTGGTTTCGGTACTCGCCGGCGTTCTGGCTTTCGGTGCGCTCGGCGTGGGCGGCGGCGCGTTCGCCCAGGTTCCCGCCAACATCACCAAGGCCCTGGCCGACCCGTCGCGCCCGGCCGCTGACGCGGCCCGCGACGCCGCCCGCCATCCGGGCGAGGTGCTGGCCCTAGCTGGCGTCAAGCCGGGCGACACGGTGATCGACTACATCATGGGCGGCGGCTATTTCACCCGCATCCTGTCGGCCGCCGTGGGCCCCACAGGGACGGTCTATGCCTTCCAGCCGGCCGAGTTCATCCAGTTCAAGGCCCAGTATGGCGAGGACCAGAAGACGGTCGCGGCGGCGCTCTCGAACGTCAAGCCGCTGAACGGCCCGATGACCGCGCTGGACCTGCCGGACGGCGCCGACGTGGCGATCACCGTCCAGAACTATCACGACCAGCACCTGAAGCCGTTCCCGGTCGACACGGCCGCCAAGGCCAATGCCGAGATCTTCAAGTCGCTGAAGCCGGGCGGCGTCTACTTGGTCATCGACCACGCCGCCACCGCCGGCTCGGGGATTACCGCCGCCGACAGCCTGCACCGCATCGATATCGCCGCGGTGAAGAGCGAAGTCGAGGCGGCGGGCTTCAAGCTTGAGGCCGAGAGCCCTCTGTTGGCGAGCAAGGACGATCCGCATACGGCGAGCGTGTTCGACCCCAGCATTCGCGGGAAGACGGATCAGTTCATCCTGAAGTTCCGCAAGCCGAAGTGA
- a CDS encoding acylase codes for MKWILRGIGVLLALVVLAAATLIVIDQASLPKAPARQTLLDKAKAYDVRIRRDDWGVPHVLGKTDADAAFGLGYAQSEDDFATLQDVVLATRGVLARDKGKSAAPTDYVTALLDVWPTTNAHYNELPAELRKIMEAYADGVSVYAAKHPEKVKAGLLPLTGHDIEAGFVFKQPFFYGLDGELKRLTSPGAPPPPAKGSNGLATAPARSADGATRLLVNSHQPYTGPVAWYEAVVESGEGWHVAGGFFPGAPFMLHGHNANLGWANTVSKPDLVDIYRLTINPANKNQYRLDGQWKDFDKRYVTLRVKLLGPIVLPVKKAVLRSVHGPVLETDHGLFAIRYAGMGEWRQPLQYWRLNRARTVEEWRAAIATHAIPSLNYVYADKAGNIGFVHNGQYPNRTVDADWKGILPGDRSDLIWQGYRSVEQIPQLWNPKSGLVFNSNNSPFQASEAADNLKPEAFPASMGLQTNMTNRAWRALETFGTDHAITDASFRAHKFDVAFSDRSSVMEMVREVTAIDPKGDADLAKAQAILRAWDRQADVHDRGAALAALMTQPILFAHSNGDPAPTPLASLQAAIKQLKTHFGRLDPDWGEVNRIRRGTVNLAIDGAADTYRSVWGKPEKDGTTTADGGDTFIMFVTWDKGGTLRSESIHQFGSATLDAASPHYADQTPLFVAMKTKPVWFTEAQLKGHVKVDYRPIDR; via the coding sequence ATGAAGTGGATCCTGCGCGGGATCGGCGTCTTGCTGGCGCTTGTGGTGCTGGCGGCTGCAACGCTGATCGTGATCGACCAGGCCAGCCTGCCCAAGGCCCCTGCCCGCCAGACCCTGCTGGACAAGGCCAAGGCCTATGACGTCCGCATCCGCCGCGACGACTGGGGCGTGCCGCATGTGCTGGGCAAGACCGACGCCGACGCCGCCTTCGGCCTCGGCTACGCCCAGAGCGAGGACGATTTCGCCACCCTGCAGGACGTGGTGCTGGCCACCCGCGGCGTGCTGGCCCGCGACAAGGGCAAGAGCGCCGCGCCGACCGACTATGTCACCGCCCTGCTCGACGTCTGGCCGACCACCAACGCCCACTACAATGAACTGCCGGCCGAGCTGCGCAAGATCATGGAGGCCTATGCCGACGGGGTCAGCGTCTATGCCGCCAAGCATCCGGAGAAGGTCAAGGCTGGCCTGCTGCCCCTGACCGGCCACGACATCGAGGCCGGCTTCGTCTTCAAGCAGCCGTTCTTCTACGGTCTGGACGGCGAGCTGAAGCGCCTGACCTCGCCCGGCGCCCCGCCCCCGCCCGCCAAGGGCTCCAATGGCCTGGCGACCGCGCCCGCCCGGAGCGCCGACGGCGCCACCCGCCTGCTCGTGAACTCGCACCAGCCCTATACCGGCCCGGTCGCTTGGTACGAGGCCGTGGTCGAGAGCGGCGAAGGCTGGCACGTGGCCGGCGGCTTCTTCCCCGGCGCGCCGTTCATGCTGCACGGCCACAACGCCAACCTCGGCTGGGCCAATACGGTCTCCAAGCCCGACCTGGTGGACATCTACCGCCTGACCATCAACCCGGCGAACAAGAACCAGTACAGGCTGGACGGACAGTGGAAGGACTTCGACAAGCGCTATGTCACCCTACGCGTGAAGCTGCTGGGCCCCATCGTTCTGCCGGTGAAGAAGGCGGTGCTGCGCTCGGTCCATGGCCCCGTGCTGGAGACGGATCACGGCCTCTTCGCCATCCGCTACGCCGGCATGGGCGAATGGCGCCAGCCCTTGCAGTACTGGCGGCTGAACCGCGCCCGCACCGTCGAGGAATGGCGCGCGGCCATCGCCACCCACGCCATCCCCAGCCTGAACTACGTCTATGCTGACAAGGCCGGGAACATCGGCTTCGTTCACAACGGCCAGTACCCCAACCGCACCGTCGACGCCGACTGGAAAGGGATCCTGCCCGGCGACCGCTCCGACCTGATCTGGCAGGGCTATCGCTCCGTCGAACAGATCCCGCAGCTGTGGAATCCGAAGTCGGGCCTGGTCTTCAACTCCAACAACAGCCCGTTCCAGGCCAGCGAAGCGGCGGACAACCTGAAGCCCGAGGCCTTCCCGGCGTCGATGGGCCTGCAGACCAACATGACCAACCGCGCCTGGCGAGCGCTGGAGACCTTCGGGACCGACCACGCGATCACGGACGCCAGCTTCCGCGCCCACAAGTTCGACGTGGCCTTCAGCGACCGCTCGTCGGTGATGGAGATGGTCCGCGAGGTCACCGCGATCGATCCCAAGGGCGACGCCGATCTCGCCAAGGCCCAGGCCATCCTGCGCGCCTGGGACAGACAAGCCGACGTCCATGATCGCGGCGCGGCCCTGGCGGCGCTGATGACCCAGCCGATCCTGTTCGCCCACTCGAACGGCGATCCGGCCCCGACTCCCCTGGCCAGCCTCCAGGCGGCGATCAAGCAGCTGAAGACCCACTTCGGCCGCCTTGATCCCGATTGGGGCGAGGTCAACCGCATCCGCCGGGGGACCGTGAACTTAGCCATTGACGGGGCGGCCGACACCTATCGCTCGGTCTGGGGCAAACCGGAGAAGGACGGCACGACCACGGCGGACGGCGGCGACACCTTCATCATGTTCGTCACCTGGGACAAAGGCGGGACGCTGCGATCGGAGAGCATCCACCAGTTCGGCTCGGCCACCCTGGACGCCGCCTCGCCCCACTATGCCGACCAGACGCCGCTGTTCGTGGCCATGAAAACCAAGCCGGTCTGGTTCACCGAGGCGCAGCTGAAAGGACACGTTAAGGTCGACTATCGCCCGATCGATCGTTAA
- a CDS encoding beta/gamma crystallin family protein: MRKILGLTALSVIALSGSLAASAASAQAPSWNGRYDDPPRGSYTQSCREITAFNGQVWARCQSSRGGWEWTSARSRDCGSQGLENRDGRLECAGFNGPGQGGGGWGGGNNGGWNNGGGGRPGGGGGSRDGVVLFEDPQYRGQSFEVIGDMPDLGAVRFNDKASSIQVGRAGGRWEICEHANYQGRCSRLDADQAILPREWNDAISSIRRVR, encoded by the coding sequence ATGCGTAAAATCCTCGGCCTGACGGCCCTTTCCGTCATCGCCCTGTCGGGCTCGCTGGCGGCCAGCGCCGCCTCGGCTCAGGCGCCCAGTTGGAACGGTCGCTACGACGATCCGCCGCGCGGCTCCTACACGCAGTCGTGCCGCGAGATCACCGCCTTCAACGGCCAGGTCTGGGCCCGTTGCCAAAGCAGCCGCGGCGGCTGGGAGTGGACCAGCGCCCGTTCGCGCGACTGCGGGAGCCAGGGTCTGGAGAACCGCGACGGTCGCCTGGAATGCGCGGGCTTCAACGGTCCCGGACAAGGCGGCGGCGGCTGGGGCGGCGGCAACAATGGCGGCTGGAACAACGGCGGCGGCGGTCGCCCCGGTGGTGGTGGCGGCTCCCGCGACGGCGTCGTGCTCTTCGAGGATCCCCAATACCGGGGCCAGTCCTTCGAGGTGATCGGCGACATGCCCGACCTCGGCGCCGTGAGGTTCAACGACAAGGCCTCGTCGATCCAGGTCGGTCGCGCCGGCGGCCGCTGGGAAATCTGCGAGCATGCCAATTATCAAGGCCGCTGCAGCCGTCTCGACGCCGACCAAGCCATCCTGCCCCGCGAATGGAACGACGCGATCAGCTCGATCCGTCGCGTCCGCTAG
- a CDS encoding beta/gamma crystallin-related protein, which yields MRKIAFLIACGAIALAATGAVAQDRYQGRDDRYDRRDDRRDDRRDDRRDGRWGPGGGVVLFEHDGFRGEARPLRGDEPDLGRIGFNDRVSSMRISRGSWEFCEHAYYQGKCWRYDYDMASLPKKQNDRYSSVRRVR from the coding sequence ATGCGCAAGATCGCTTTCCTGATCGCTTGCGGGGCCATCGCCCTGGCAGCCACCGGCGCCGTGGCCCAGGACCGCTACCAAGGCCGCGACGATCGCTATGATCGTCGTGACGACAGACGTGATGACCGTCGCGACGATCGCCGTGACGGCCGTTGGGGTCCCGGCGGCGGCGTGGTTCTGTTCGAGCACGACGGCTTCCGCGGCGAGGCCCGCCCGCTGCGCGGCGACGAGCCGGACCTGGGCCGCATCGGCTTCAACGACCGCGTCTCGTCCATGCGCATCTCGCGCGGATCGTGGGAGTTCTGCGAGCACGCCTACTACCAGGGCAAGTGCTGGCGCTACGACTACGATATGGCCAGCCTGCCCAAGAAGCAGAACGACCGCTACAGCTCGGTTCGCCGGGTGCGCTGA
- a CDS encoding entericidin A/B family lipoprotein: MRKFVVLAAAAAALLVSACNTIEGAGRDVSSAGKAVAGAARDAKH, translated from the coding sequence ATGCGTAAGTTCGTCGTCCTCGCCGCCGCCGCGGCCGCCCTGCTGGTCTCGGCCTGCAACACCATCGAAGGCGCCGGTCGCGACGTCTCGTCGGCCGGCAAGGCCGTCGCCGGCGCCGCCCGCGACGCCAAGCACTAA
- a CDS encoding DUF983 domain-containing protein, translating into MSGMSEFQSSAPPMLVGLTRGVRHRCPNCGEGRLYRAYLKVEPVCEACGHELGSYPADDGPAYFTILLVGHLIVAPLLFFRWIWEASPWIVAPLTLIPLAALTLLLLPRVKGAVIGALWAIRLRKAEDTPA; encoded by the coding sequence ATGAGCGGCATGTCAGAGTTTCAGTCCTCCGCACCGCCCATGCTCGTCGGCCTCACGCGCGGCGTACGGCATCGCTGCCCCAACTGCGGCGAGGGCCGACTTTACCGCGCCTACCTGAAAGTCGAGCCGGTGTGCGAGGCTTGCGGCCACGAACTAGGCAGCTACCCAGCCGATGACGGCCCGGCCTATTTCACGATCCTGCTGGTTGGCCACCTGATCGTGGCGCCGCTGCTGTTCTTCCGGTGGATCTGGGAGGCCTCGCCCTGGATCGTCGCGCCCCTGACCCTGATCCCTCTGGCGGCGCTGACCCTGCTGCTGCTGCCGCGCGTCAAGGGCGCGGTGATCGGGGCGCTGTGGGCCATCCGCCTGCGCAAGGCCGAGGACACCCCGGCCTAG
- a CDS encoding DUF3309 family protein, with the protein MLGTILIIILILALIGALPTWGHSRSWGYFPSGGLGLILIILIILVLLGRI; encoded by the coding sequence ATGCTCGGCACGATCCTCATCATCATCCTGATCCTGGCTCTCATCGGCGCGCTGCCGACGTGGGGCCACAGCCGTTCGTGGGGCTACTTCCCCTCGGGGGGTCTTGGCCTGATCCTGATCATCCTGATCATCCTCGTTCTGCTCGGCCGCATCTAG
- a CDS encoding MFS transporter — translation MTATADAASGARLSPVARAKAILGGSAGNLVEWYDWFAYAAFTLYFAPAFFPKGDQTVQLLQAAAVFFLGFVARPIGAWLMGMYADHAGRRAALSASVALMCGGALIIAITPDFKTIGLWAPAILLFARVLQGLSVGGEYGASATYMSEMAGKARRGFWSSFHYVTLIAGQLIALGVLIVLQRTLGEAELKAWGWRVPFIIGALLAVVVFWIRRGLEESIAFKRSEQRETLSRGQVISASVLLLLTVIAGVMGVTTGPLARPGQYLGALFLVLFFVSLIVPLVRRHPRESLLIMGLTAGGSLTFYVYTTYMQKFLVNTAGFSKGQASEISALSLIGFMLAQPLAGWLSDRVGRKPMLILAFGGGALTIWPIMTGISHATSVTSALMLILAGMAFQSCYTSISAVVKAEMFPAEIRALGVALPYALANVLFGGTAEMVALAFKHEQMESTFYLYVAAVMTVGLVCSVLLKDTMRNSLIHED, via the coding sequence ATGACGGCGACCGCCGACGCGGCATCCGGAGCGCGCCTGTCGCCCGTGGCCCGCGCCAAGGCCATCCTGGGCGGCTCAGCCGGCAATCTGGTCGAATGGTACGATTGGTTCGCCTACGCCGCCTTCACACTCTATTTCGCGCCCGCCTTCTTCCCCAAGGGCGACCAGACCGTGCAGTTGCTGCAGGCGGCGGCGGTCTTTTTCCTGGGCTTTGTCGCGCGCCCGATCGGCGCCTGGCTGATGGGGATGTACGCCGACCACGCCGGCCGTCGCGCGGCCCTGTCGGCCTCGGTGGCCCTGATGTGCGGCGGCGCCCTGATCATCGCCATCACGCCCGACTTCAAGACCATCGGCCTGTGGGCCCCCGCCATCCTGCTGTTCGCCCGCGTGCTGCAAGGCCTGTCGGTCGGCGGCGAGTATGGCGCCAGCGCCACCTATATGAGCGAGATGGCCGGCAAGGCCCGTCGCGGCTTCTGGTCCAGCTTCCACTACGTGACCCTGATCGCCGGGCAGTTGATCGCCCTGGGCGTGCTGATCGTGCTGCAACGGACCCTGGGCGAAGCCGAGTTGAAGGCCTGGGGCTGGCGCGTCCCGTTCATCATCGGCGCCCTGCTGGCCGTGGTCGTCTTCTGGATCCGCCGAGGCCTGGAGGAGAGCATCGCCTTCAAGAGGTCCGAACAGCGCGAGACCCTTTCGCGCGGCCAAGTGATCAGCGCTTCGGTCTTGCTCCTGCTGACCGTGATCGCCGGCGTCATGGGCGTCACCACCGGCCCGCTGGCCAGGCCTGGCCAGTACCTGGGCGCGCTGTTCCTGGTGCTGTTCTTCGTGTCGCTGATCGTACCGCTGGTTCGCCGCCATCCGCGCGAGAGCCTGCTGATCATGGGGCTGACGGCCGGCGGCTCGCTGACCTTCTATGTCTACACCACCTACATGCAGAAGTTCCTGGTCAACACGGCGGGCTTCAGCAAGGGCCAGGCCTCGGAGATCAGCGCGCTCAGCCTGATCGGCTTCATGCTGGCCCAACCCCTGGCCGGCTGGCTGTCGGACCGGGTCGGCCGCAAGCCGATGCTGATCCTGGCCTTTGGCGGCGGGGCCCTGACCATCTGGCCGATCATGACCGGCATCAGCCACGCCACCTCGGTGACGAGCGCTCTGATGCTGATCCTGGCCGGCATGGCCTTCCAGTCCTGCTACACCTCGATCAGCGCCGTGGTGAAGGCCGAGATGTTCCCGGCCGAGATCCGCGCCCTGGGCGTCGCCCTGCCCTATGCCCTGGCCAATGTGCTGTTCGGCGGCACGGCCGAGATGGTCGCCCTGGCCTTCAAGCACGAACAGATGGAAAGCACCTTCTACCTGTATGTCGCCGCGGTGATGACCGTGGGCCTGGTCTGCTCGGTCCTTCTGAAGGACACGATGCGCAACAGTCTGATCCACGAGGACTGA
- a CDS encoding DUF599 domain-containing protein gives MSPSQLFDLFSVAVFAFCWLLYEPMLKRLGEGGGVLNTDMTVIRRRWMQEMAVREIALLDGQLLGHAINSASFFASSNLILIAAAAGVLFGGDNAWKSVEGLAVLAKTTPVMFQIKLGLVLVALARGLLDFIWAIRQMNYCLAAIGAAPMWAPAAVLAEYAEAAGGILNPALSAFNAGVRAYYFALAAAVWLLGPLPFLVATLGAMMLLLWRQRRSRASMAVRKVRQILERQPVVHGPHLVRQNGAPPEDRI, from the coding sequence ATGTCGCCGTCCCAACTATTCGACCTCTTCTCCGTCGCGGTCTTCGCGTTCTGCTGGCTGCTGTATGAACCCATGCTCAAGCGCCTGGGCGAAGGCGGCGGGGTGCTGAACACCGATATGACTGTCATCCGTCGCAGGTGGATGCAGGAAATGGCGGTGCGCGAGATCGCCCTGCTGGATGGCCAACTGCTGGGCCACGCGATCAATTCGGCCAGCTTCTTCGCCTCGTCGAACCTGATCCTGATCGCCGCCGCGGCCGGGGTGCTGTTCGGCGGCGACAACGCCTGGAAGAGCGTCGAGGGCCTGGCGGTGTTGGCCAAGACCACGCCCGTGATGTTCCAGATCAAGCTTGGCCTGGTGCTGGTAGCCCTGGCGCGCGGCCTGCTCGACTTCATCTGGGCGATCCGCCAGATGAACTACTGCCTGGCCGCGATCGGGGCCGCGCCGATGTGGGCCCCGGCCGCCGTGCTGGCCGAATATGCCGAAGCCGCCGGCGGCATCCTCAACCCGGCCCTCTCGGCCTTCAACGCCGGCGTCCGCGCCTATTATTTCGCCCTGGCCGCTGCGGTGTGGCTGCTGGGTCCCTTGCCGTTCCTGGTCGCCACCCTGGGGGCCATGATGCTGCTGCTCTGGCGCCAGCGCCGCAGCCGCGCCTCGATGGCCGTGCGCAAGGTTCGCCAGATCCTCGAGCGTCAACCGGTCGTCCACGGCCCGCACCTGGTCCGTCAGAACGGCGCGCCGCCGGAAGACCGAATTTAG